In the genome of Paenibacillus pabuli, one region contains:
- a CDS encoding GNAT family N-acetyltransferase has product MREINYSDYFWQDDQVRLRALREEDWENHYYNRFDSPARRLLECAVELPPTNAEAKKFTEAFSDFSLDRGRIMFTIENMDGENVGGVNLNSIDERNGTFSIGIQIDRDHRGKGYGTRAIRILLKYAFFERRLNKFNDCVLEGNEPSAAMMRKLGCVEEGVRRQVIYTDGKYQDLILFGLTKDEFIDKEGLA; this is encoded by the coding sequence ATGAGAGAGATTAACTACAGCGATTATTTTTGGCAGGATGATCAGGTCAGATTGCGTGCTTTGCGTGAGGAAGATTGGGAAAATCATTATTATAACCGTTTCGACTCACCTGCTCGCCGTTTACTGGAATGTGCAGTGGAGCTGCCCCCTACGAATGCTGAGGCAAAGAAATTTACGGAAGCCTTTTCCGATTTTTCTCTAGACAGAGGACGAATCATGTTTACGATTGAAAATATGGATGGTGAGAATGTCGGGGGCGTGAACCTGAACAGCATCGATGAGAGGAATGGTACCTTTAGCATTGGAATTCAAATTGACAGGGACCATCGCGGAAAAGGATACGGGACGAGAGCCATTCGAATTTTACTCAAATATGCCTTTTTCGAGCGCAGGCTTAATAAATTCAATGATTGTGTTCTCGAAGGAAATGAACCTTCCGCAGCCATGATGAGAAAGCTTGGATGTGTGGAGGAGGGCGTGCGTCGTCAGGTGATTTATACCGATGGAAAATACCAGGATCTGATCCTGTTCGGATTAACCAAAGACGAGTTTATTGATAAGGAAGGGCTTGCGTAA
- a CDS encoding S8 family serine peptidase, which produces MDRAIPDPTWQRLGFSEHPDVHTSGQGVGIVIIDSIKPHHLINHLNTRIKCVTVHENLTVTMKDISSNNGEEDHLKGEHGLMSVLALTHEPIRLEGMIHVGIAPAATYIVLDHGAFTAGEGERLKKGMDWILEHGIEWNIKIILSTGWQALDDEVHLQNTRENSTVKALDSAVQQGILVICSNGNTRLNNIMPPIQYLAVGGYVDRGRADRSSHVPFPDEPYGRNGDGHFRPDVLAPRLHLTIPSYKTEERDHSVSYYGGTSGAAALVAGVAAYLFSQFPELSSDMLRRALVEYGDPFESYDNPAPRINVANTIRYLKTVGGPKYIPNTLLITSIQNPFVAIHSMDEIERALALTMLVRSNVLSREELWDFTEDSSPIVRKIAVSTLREPINEQERKFYWECLLHEKEGGVRGWYMHGLLQNAPKEEIHNWMNSATDINWSVRWCVSEYMAQYPEYFPQLEKTQDPDSIQANALPLWQWYTALYCKEN; this is translated from the coding sequence GTGGATAGAGCAATACCCGATCCAACATGGCAAAGGTTAGGTTTTTCTGAACATCCTGATGTTCATACTTCAGGTCAGGGAGTAGGGATTGTAATTATTGATTCAATCAAGCCACATCATCTCATAAATCACTTAAATACTCGAATTAAATGTGTTACCGTACATGAAAATCTGACCGTCACCATGAAGGACATTTCATCTAATAACGGGGAGGAAGATCATCTTAAAGGTGAGCATGGCCTTATGAGTGTGCTGGCTTTGACCCATGAGCCAATTCGATTAGAGGGAATGATTCATGTCGGAATTGCACCAGCGGCAACATATATCGTTCTTGATCATGGAGCATTTACAGCAGGAGAAGGAGAACGTCTGAAAAAAGGAATGGACTGGATTCTTGAACATGGTATCGAATGGAATATAAAAATTATTCTAAGCACGGGTTGGCAGGCATTAGATGATGAAGTTCATCTTCAAAATACGAGAGAAAACTCGACAGTTAAAGCACTGGATTCAGCCGTTCAACAGGGGATTTTGGTTATTTGCTCGAATGGGAATACACGTTTAAACAACATTATGCCGCCAATACAGTATTTAGCGGTTGGTGGCTACGTTGATCGTGGAAGGGCTGATCGTTCATCACATGTTCCTTTCCCGGATGAACCTTATGGCAGAAATGGAGACGGTCACTTCAGACCCGATGTTTTGGCTCCCAGACTACACCTTACAATCCCCTCTTATAAAACGGAAGAACGTGATCATAGTGTATCTTATTATGGAGGAACATCTGGAGCTGCTGCGCTTGTCGCTGGTGTTGCCGCCTATTTGTTCTCTCAATTTCCGGAACTAAGTTCCGATATGTTGAGGCGTGCCTTGGTTGAGTATGGTGACCCATTTGAGAGTTATGATAACCCTGCTCCGAGAATTAATGTTGCTAATACGATACGTTATCTAAAAACTGTTGGTGGGCCAAAGTACATACCAAATACTTTACTAATTACAAGTATTCAAAACCCCTTTGTGGCCATTCATTCGATGGATGAGATTGAAAGAGCGCTTGCTTTAACTATGTTAGTCCGGAGTAATGTGTTATCACGAGAAGAGTTATGGGATTTCACTGAGGATTCATCTCCTATTGTTCGTAAAATTGCGGTATCGACCCTCCGTGAACCAATAAACGAACAAGAGCGGAAGTTTTATTGGGAGTGCTTATTGCATGAAAAAGAAGGTGGCGTAAGAGGGTGGTATATGCATGGGTTATTGCAAAATGCTCCAAAGGAGGAGATACACAATTGGATGAACTCTGCGACAGATATCAATTGGTCGGTTCGATGGTGTGTCAGCGAATATATGGCTCAATACCCAGAGTATTTCCCCCAACTTGAAAAAACGCAAGATCCTGACTCCATACAAGCCAACGCATTGCCCTTATGGCAATGGTACACGGCCTTATATTGTAAAGAAAATTAG
- a CDS encoding GNAT family N-acetyltransferase, with product MKQTIQSDELIIDCKDIYLREYRLEDLQKLQEITWQPEVYEFLPGWNATVEERTLWLTQYEIPENQNFKQAVLAGGDIGDLCLRLAIVLKENDEFIGWCCSGIKDELPAPNREIMYGISKYFRNRGYTTQAVQGITQYLFENTNVTVLNAIALLTNQASNKVIQKCNFEYLNMIEIENEPYNHYQLLKHQQ from the coding sequence ATGAAACAAACCATACAAAGTGATGAATTAATCATTGATTGCAAAGATATTTATTTGCGTGAGTATCGACTTGAGGATTTGCAGAAATTGCAGGAGATCACCTGGCAGCCCGAGGTTTACGAATTTTTGCCGGGATGGAATGCTACAGTTGAAGAGAGAACTCTTTGGCTCACTCAATACGAAATCCCTGAGAATCAGAATTTTAAACAAGCTGTTTTGGCGGGAGGAGACATCGGAGACCTCTGTTTACGTTTGGCTATCGTGCTCAAAGAAAATGATGAGTTTATTGGATGGTGCTGCTCAGGGATCAAGGATGAACTGCCAGCGCCCAATCGTGAGATTATGTACGGCATTTCGAAATACTTCCGGAACCGTGGTTATACAACGCAGGCAGTACAAGGAATAACACAATATTTATTTGAAAATACAAACGTTACAGTATTGAATGCCATCGCTTTATTGACGAATCAGGCATCGAATAAGGTAATACAGAAATGCAATTTTGAATATCTGAATATGATTGAAATCGAAAATGAACCGTACAACCATTACCAATTGTTGAAGCACCAACAATAA
- a CDS encoding HAD-IA family hydrolase: MDSKPQLVLDLAGVLISNLSSSFWQELARYAGTPFPVLIDQLSAIRKDLWTGRLTEGRFWIWMQTQYPNIEKMYAYELLEQTTELLPAMHCLERWSEQAELHLLSNHCHEWIEPILPLIQPYCKSITISNQVGYCKPNIEIYKLVQSHLHRDVRIIYVDDQAKNLKPAAELGWETLLADEQHQWIAEMDGWLADQRYSTI; encoded by the coding sequence ATGGATTCCAAACCCCAACTTGTTTTAGATCTGGCCGGTGTGCTGATCTCCAATCTTTCCTCTTCATTCTGGCAGGAGCTTGCTAGGTATGCAGGTACGCCTTTTCCTGTATTAATCGATCAATTGAGTGCTATACGCAAGGATTTGTGGACGGGAAGGTTGACGGAGGGGCGGTTCTGGATCTGGATGCAAACACAATATCCCAATATTGAAAAGATGTATGCTTATGAATTGCTTGAACAAACAACAGAGTTGCTACCTGCCATGCATTGTCTTGAACGATGGAGCGAGCAGGCGGAACTTCATCTCTTGAGCAATCATTGTCATGAATGGATTGAACCCATTTTGCCGTTGATCCAACCATATTGCAAGAGCATAACCATTTCCAATCAGGTCGGATATTGCAAGCCAAATATAGAAATATATAAACTTGTACAATCTCATCTACACAGGGATGTACGCATTATATATGTGGATGATCAAGCTAAAAATTTGAAGCCTGCAGCTGAGCTGGGATGGGAAACATTACTTGCTGATGAACAGCATCAATGGATTGCTGAAATGGACGGATGGCTCGCAGACCAACGATATTCCACGATATAG
- a CDS encoding sensor histidine kinase has translation MAFLLKKNKHLWAWMQRWISPRSLRSQLLARSLFILAALLLLIGILQFWIMESFLYRNQAKTMEEQLMSMPPVWLGSSSRNGSTNNPFGGQSGSDPRGSGNRFLYIPDRSLALFDNQSGFEDIFGEDGLTAPRLTSIEYQNITDQINDKQHVPYQIVTDSQGNEQLIVFSSPGPRNRGLPMVQMGTATKPLKDLIVKQLLIFLMLSLLAMVAGLVLYTKALRRTLIPLSSMVDTVQRIDAGSLGERLPSIQGQQEVDQLALSFNGMLERLEDSFEAERESKEQMQRFLSDASHELRTPLTSIHGFIEVLKRGAASNSEQLYSALNSMYGESVRINKLVEDLLMLTKLDQAPQQEQEIIQLGSLLLEMQPQLVMMARERQVHLDLTAEVHVMADAHKLKQVVLNLFHNAVQHTDSDRGAISITLYAAHHKAELTVKDNGSGIEPEHLPHIFERFYRTSSSRSRKQGGAGLGLAITRSIVESYGGKITVRSQPGAGTEFTILLPLVKNEV, from the coding sequence ATGGCCTTTTTATTAAAGAAAAATAAACATCTTTGGGCATGGATGCAACGATGGATCTCGCCACGTTCGCTTCGCTCTCAATTACTCGCGCGCTCCCTGTTCATTCTGGCTGCTCTGTTACTATTGATTGGCATTCTTCAATTCTGGATTATGGAAAGCTTTCTGTATCGCAACCAAGCGAAAACCATGGAAGAGCAGCTCATGTCCATGCCCCCTGTCTGGCTTGGATCGTCTTCACGTAATGGTTCGACAAACAATCCTTTTGGCGGGCAATCCGGATCAGATCCAAGAGGATCAGGCAATCGTTTCTTGTACATTCCTGATCGTTCACTGGCCTTATTTGATAATCAAAGTGGTTTCGAGGATATTTTTGGTGAAGACGGTCTGACTGCTCCTCGTTTGACGTCCATTGAATATCAGAACATTACCGATCAGATCAACGATAAACAGCATGTTCCGTACCAAATTGTAACGGATAGCCAAGGCAATGAGCAGTTAATCGTCTTCTCCTCGCCTGGACCACGTAATCGCGGATTACCCATGGTGCAGATGGGTACTGCTACGAAACCACTAAAGGATCTGATTGTGAAACAGCTTCTGATCTTCTTGATGTTATCCCTGCTGGCAATGGTGGCCGGGCTCGTGTTATACACCAAGGCGCTTCGGCGGACATTGATCCCGTTGTCCAGTATGGTAGATACGGTACAACGGATTGATGCAGGCAGCTTGGGCGAACGTCTTCCTTCAATTCAGGGACAACAGGAAGTGGATCAACTGGCGCTTTCTTTTAACGGCATGCTGGAGAGGCTTGAAGACTCGTTTGAAGCGGAGCGGGAGTCCAAAGAGCAAATGCAGCGTTTCCTGTCTGATGCTTCCCATGAGCTGCGCACCCCGCTTACCTCCATTCACGGATTTATTGAGGTACTCAAGCGCGGTGCAGCCTCCAACAGCGAGCAATTATATAGTGCTTTGAACAGCATGTACGGTGAATCGGTACGGATTAACAAACTTGTAGAGGATCTGTTAATGCTGACCAAGCTGGATCAGGCGCCTCAGCAGGAACAGGAAATCATCCAACTGGGCAGTCTGCTGCTCGAAATGCAGCCGCAGCTGGTCATGATGGCTCGGGAAAGACAAGTTCATCTCGACCTGACCGCTGAAGTCCATGTCATGGCTGATGCTCACAAATTGAAGCAGGTTGTACTCAACCTGTTCCACAACGCAGTACAGCATACCGATTCAGATCGGGGAGCCATCAGCATCACGTTATATGCCGCTCATCATAAAGCCGAGTTAACCGTCAAAGATAACGGCTCGGGGATTGAACCGGAGCATCTCCCTCACATCTTTGAACGCTTCTATCGAACAAGCTCTTCCCGTTCAAGAAAACAAGGGGGCGCGGGTCTTGGCCTTGCCATTACCCGTTCGATTGTGGAGTCGTATGGCGGGAAAATTACAGTGCGCAGCCAACCAGGTGCAGGAACGGAATTTACGATTTTGCTGCCATTGGTCAAGAATGAAGTCTAA
- a CDS encoding response regulator transcription factor → MKLSTGIKILLADDEPHILQFLELGLSNEGFDVRTASDGAAALEVALDFRPHMAILDVMMPEMDGFEVVERLRKSGVQIGVIMLTAKDEIENRVKGLWLGADDYMIKPFAFDELLARIQARLRNQFPLLIGAVTHGPFRIDDQRKEITYHNQILELSPTEYELLKFIVLNHGIVLSKATILNRVWGYDFGGEENIVEVYVRSLRDKLGDKEHKLIRTLRGVGYRVDL, encoded by the coding sequence ATGAAGCTAAGTACTGGCATTAAAATACTTTTGGCCGATGATGAACCACATATTTTGCAATTTCTGGAGCTTGGACTAAGCAACGAAGGCTTTGATGTACGTACGGCCTCGGATGGAGCCGCTGCACTTGAGGTGGCCCTCGACTTTCGTCCACATATGGCCATTCTGGATGTCATGATGCCGGAGATGGACGGATTTGAGGTGGTTGAGCGTCTGCGCAAGAGCGGGGTTCAGATCGGAGTGATCATGCTGACAGCCAAAGATGAGATCGAGAATCGGGTAAAGGGTTTATGGCTTGGGGCTGACGACTACATGATTAAACCTTTTGCGTTCGATGAACTGCTTGCACGGATTCAGGCAAGACTGCGTAATCAGTTTCCTTTATTAATAGGCGCAGTGACTCATGGTCCATTCCGAATTGATGATCAACGCAAAGAGATTACCTATCATAATCAGATTCTGGAGTTGTCTCCTACCGAATATGAACTCTTAAAATTCATCGTGCTTAATCATGGTATTGTCCTGAGTAAAGCGACTATTCTAAACCGTGTATGGGGGTACGATTTTGGAGGAGAAGAGAATATTGTGGAGGTGTACGTCCGCTCCTTGCGTGACAAACTGGGAGATAAAGAGCATAAACTGATTCGTACCCTTCGAGGTGTCGGATACCGGGTGGATCTCTGA
- a CDS encoding ArnT family glycosyltransferase, producing MNNAKRRIDLVLLPIVLLAAFLNGYGIWNDQYANSYYTTAVGSMLRNFHNFFYASLDSAGSVTVDKPPVVFWIQTAFAYVFGLHGWSVILPQALAGIGSVLLIYFMVKPTFGLAAARISALAMATVPVVAAVSRTNNIDSMLVFTLLLGSWFLFKGSKQGSTWRILVAFALIGLAFNMKMLQAYMILPAFYLFYLLAFNAKWRRKIILLIGSTAVLAVVSLSWAVTVDSIPTDERPYIGSSETNSVLELAFGYNGLSRLTGQQNRSANAGMPNASDEGNVRGNSNSQVSGTDQSGSGSAPTGNLPGNGEMGGMNGMTFPGGQMPNGVEMPNGRNFGGGNGGGGGMGGMFGTGEKGPLRLFQTELSGQASWLLPIVLLGCIAIFAGLRRRNITDKHKEALFWLAWLLPVAAFFSVAGFFHQYYLIMLAPPVAALTGAGFAVMWTAYRERNGWQAGLLPLSVLLTTIFGWYIMQVYNDTIGAGWSISELIAGILITIILIVMINRSHPWKQGLIIAGLMVMLIGPTYWAFTPITYGGNSMIPAAGPTGSNGMFGGMGMAMGDRQGDRNGGGMGMTPPNASDDTDTDPNFPSSDDAYSNNAGNGTPPNSGGNMNGGGGMPTMGGRGGAGNRNEEVDTTTLNYLREHNKGETYLFATTDYNQAAPYIIDENEAVITLGGFSGSDPVYTTEKLEQLVKSGQVKYFMVGGMGGRGGSSDIGDWIKEHGTEIPTSEWKTGTDSRSGFGGQTTLYEVKL from the coding sequence TTGAATAACGCCAAACGAAGGATTGATCTGGTCCTTCTGCCGATTGTTTTACTGGCGGCATTTCTGAACGGGTATGGCATCTGGAACGACCAATATGCCAATTCCTATTATACGACCGCCGTCGGAAGCATGCTGAGGAATTTCCATAACTTTTTCTACGCATCGCTCGACTCAGCTGGTTCGGTAACCGTAGACAAACCACCGGTTGTCTTCTGGATTCAAACCGCATTTGCTTACGTTTTTGGATTGCATGGATGGAGTGTTATTTTACCGCAAGCGTTAGCGGGGATTGGTTCGGTGCTGTTGATATATTTCATGGTCAAGCCTACATTTGGTCTTGCCGCGGCGCGAATCTCGGCACTTGCGATGGCGACTGTTCCTGTTGTGGCAGCGGTCAGCCGTACCAACAATATTGACAGCATGCTGGTCTTTACACTGCTGCTGGGTTCATGGTTTTTGTTCAAGGGAAGCAAGCAAGGCAGTACGTGGCGTATCCTGGTTGCCTTTGCACTCATTGGACTTGCTTTTAATATGAAAATGCTGCAAGCCTACATGATTCTTCCCGCTTTCTACTTGTTCTATCTGCTTGCATTCAACGCAAAGTGGAGAAGAAAAATCATTTTGCTGATAGGAAGTACGGCGGTGTTGGCAGTCGTTTCCTTATCCTGGGCGGTCACCGTGGATTCTATACCGACAGATGAACGGCCTTATATCGGCAGCAGTGAAACCAATTCGGTGCTGGAACTGGCTTTTGGATATAACGGCTTATCCCGTCTCACTGGGCAGCAGAATAGATCAGCGAATGCTGGGATGCCAAACGCCTCTGATGAAGGTAATGTTCGTGGCAACTCCAATTCCCAGGTTTCAGGAACCGATCAATCGGGCAGTGGCTCGGCTCCAACAGGCAATTTACCTGGAAACGGTGAAATGGGTGGCATGAACGGCATGACTTTCCCGGGTGGTCAAATGCCAAACGGTGTCGAGATGCCTAATGGAAGAAATTTCGGAGGTGGCAATGGTGGCGGTGGAGGCATGGGCGGCATGTTTGGCACGGGGGAAAAAGGTCCTCTGCGTTTGTTCCAGACTGAACTTTCCGGTCAGGCGAGTTGGCTTTTGCCCATTGTATTGCTTGGTTGCATTGCCATTTTTGCAGGATTAAGACGGAGAAATATAACGGATAAGCATAAGGAAGCTTTGTTCTGGCTGGCTTGGCTGCTTCCAGTAGCTGCTTTCTTTAGTGTGGCGGGTTTCTTCCATCAATACTATCTGATTATGCTCGCACCTCCGGTAGCCGCATTAACTGGAGCAGGCTTTGCGGTCATGTGGACGGCTTATCGTGAACGCAATGGCTGGCAAGCCGGGCTGCTTCCGTTATCCGTGCTGCTTACGACCATTTTCGGCTGGTATATCATGCAGGTGTATAACGACACCATCGGGGCAGGTTGGTCGATAAGTGAATTGATCGCAGGCATATTGATCACGATCATTCTGATTGTGATGATTAATCGTTCACACCCATGGAAACAGGGCTTGATTATCGCAGGCTTGATGGTCATGCTGATCGGTCCGACCTATTGGGCATTCACCCCTATCACGTATGGAGGCAACAGCATGATTCCGGCAGCTGGACCGACAGGTTCCAATGGGATGTTTGGCGGAATGGGCATGGCTATGGGAGATCGACAAGGGGATCGCAATGGTGGCGGAATGGGTATGACTCCGCCAAATGCATCAGATGACACGGACACCGATCCGAATTTCCCATCATCCGATGATGCGTACTCGAACAATGCAGGCAACGGAACACCTCCGAATTCAGGCGGAAACATGAATGGCGGCGGAGGAATGCCTACAATGGGTGGTCGAGGTGGCGCGGGAAACCGTAACGAAGAAGTGGATACCACAACACTGAATTATTTGAGAGAACATAACAAAGGTGAAACCTATCTCTTCGCAACGACGGACTACAACCAGGCAGCTCCATATATCATCGACGAAAATGAAGCAGTCATTACGCTTGGCGGGTTCTCGGGCTCAGATCCGGTGTATACCACGGAAAAACTGGAACAACTTGTGAAGAGTGGACAAGTGAAATACTTCATGGTAGGTGGCATGGGCGGCCGAGGCGGCAGTTCTGATATTGGTGACTGGATCAAGGAGCATGGTACCGAAATTCCAACGTCAGAGTGGAAGACGGGTACGGACAGCCGTTCCGGTTTTGGCGGTCAAACCACTTTATACGAAGTGAAATTATAA
- a CDS encoding glycosyltransferase family 2 protein, whose amino-acid sequence MAQKCRYSIIIPMYNEEAVIEETYRRLKKVMGSTGESYELLFVNDGSVDQSAQMIRDYARWDESVKLIDFARNFGHQIAITAGMDYAAGDAVVIIDADLQDPPELILDMISKWKEGYEVVYARRTRRSGETRFKKWSASLFYRVLRASTDTDIPVDTGDFRLMDRKVCDEMKRLPEKNRFVRGLVSWVGFRQTAIEYERDERLAGETKYPLKRMLKLSLDGITSFSHKPLKLAGYVGAVLSIGGFIYMLSVIASAIFTDSTIKGWPSMVSIMLIFNGFILIMLGILGEYVGRIYDETKARPLYIVRDVYQMESQSGQSRLTGRVAHHD is encoded by the coding sequence ATGGCTCAAAAGTGCCGTTACAGCATTATCATTCCAATGTATAACGAAGAAGCGGTGATTGAGGAGACTTATCGGCGTCTGAAAAAAGTGATGGGCAGTACGGGAGAGAGCTACGAGCTGCTGTTTGTCAATGACGGTAGCGTGGACCAAAGTGCACAGATGATCCGAGACTACGCCCGCTGGGATGAAAGTGTGAAGCTGATTGATTTTGCACGCAACTTCGGTCACCAGATCGCAATTACGGCAGGGATGGATTATGCAGCAGGCGATGCGGTCGTCATTATTGATGCGGATCTTCAGGACCCTCCCGAGCTGATATTGGACATGATTTCCAAGTGGAAGGAAGGCTATGAGGTTGTCTATGCCCGTCGGACCAGACGAAGCGGGGAAACCCGCTTCAAGAAATGGTCTGCAAGCCTGTTCTACCGCGTACTGCGAGCATCGACGGATACAGATATTCCAGTGGATACCGGGGATTTCCGCCTGATGGATCGCAAGGTATGTGATGAGATGAAACGTCTTCCGGAGAAGAATCGATTTGTTCGCGGACTGGTCAGTTGGGTGGGGTTTCGTCAGACGGCCATTGAGTATGAACGGGATGAACGCTTGGCAGGGGAGACCAAATACCCGTTGAAACGCATGTTAAAGCTGAGTCTGGACGGCATTACATCATTCTCACACAAACCGCTCAAGCTTGCAGGTTACGTAGGAGCTGTTCTATCCATCGGCGGCTTCATCTATATGTTAAGTGTCATCGCTTCAGCGATATTTACAGATTCAACGATCAAAGGATGGCCTTCCATGGTCAGCATCATGCTGATTTTTAACGGCTTCATTCTGATTATGCTGGGCATTCTTGGCGAGTATGTCGGCCGAATCTATGATGAAACGAAGGCGCGTCCGCTATATATCGTAAGAGATGTGTATCAGATGGAGAGTCAGTCGGGTCAGTCACGGTTAACGGGCAGAGTAGCTCATCATGACTAA
- a CDS encoding GtrA family protein: MTNRLVTILKFGIVGVLNTAVDALAFTLLAAAGAPALIAQVISYSCGVVNSYWWNGRWTFQDAGRQGKKNEIMRFVITNLVVLALSSLILYICNSTLGWSVVMSKILATLSGMVINYIASQYWVFRAEPVQGSDPSPDANERSVS, translated from the coding sequence ATGACTAATCGTCTGGTCACGATATTGAAGTTCGGAATTGTGGGTGTCCTGAATACGGCAGTGGATGCATTGGCGTTCACGTTGCTCGCTGCCGCAGGTGCTCCTGCTCTAATTGCCCAGGTGATCTCGTATAGCTGTGGGGTCGTGAACAGTTACTGGTGGAACGGCAGATGGACCTTCCAGGATGCGGGAAGACAGGGTAAAAAAAATGAAATCATGCGTTTTGTAATCACCAATCTGGTGGTTCTGGCGTTATCCTCACTGATTCTGTACATCTGCAATAGCACATTAGGTTGGAGCGTTGTCATGAGTAAAATACTGGCGACTCTCTCGGGTATGGTTATCAACTATATTGCCAGTCAGTATTGGGTGTTCCGGGCAGAGCCCGTTCAAGGATCTGACCCTTCACCCGATGCGAATGAAAGGAGTGTTTCATGA
- the galU gene encoding UTP--glucose-1-phosphate uridylyltransferase GalU yields the protein MRIKKAVIPAAGLGTRFLPATKAQPKEMLPIVDKPAIQYIVEEAVQSGIENIIIVTGRNKKSIEDHFDKSVELEHSLYAKGKQALLEEVQAISEMASIHFIRQKEPLGLGHAIGCARQFVGDDPFAVLLGDDIMVSDPPALAQMIHLYEKTGSQIVGVRQVQAADVSKYGIIDSQGAEDRVHRITNLVEKPSIAEAPSRTAVMGRYILKPSIFPILDRIERGAGGEYQLTDALKEVSQVEELLALELEGRRYDIGDQFGYIQAILEIGLMRKELQPMLTPYLQKLSTQWA from the coding sequence ATGAGAATTAAAAAAGCAGTCATTCCGGCAGCGGGGCTTGGCACCCGTTTCTTGCCGGCAACCAAGGCACAACCCAAAGAAATGCTGCCAATAGTGGACAAACCGGCCATTCAATACATTGTGGAAGAAGCGGTACAATCCGGCATTGAAAATATCATTATCGTAACCGGGCGCAATAAAAAATCGATTGAGGATCATTTTGACAAGTCGGTTGAGTTGGAGCACTCCCTGTACGCCAAAGGCAAGCAAGCACTACTGGAAGAGGTGCAAGCAATCAGCGAAATGGCCAGTATTCATTTTATCCGTCAAAAAGAGCCGCTGGGATTGGGCCATGCGATTGGGTGTGCACGTCAGTTTGTGGGAGATGATCCATTCGCGGTACTACTTGGAGATGATATTATGGTGTCTGATCCGCCAGCGCTCGCACAGATGATTCATTTATATGAAAAGACAGGCAGTCAGATTGTTGGCGTGCGGCAAGTGCAGGCTGCTGATGTGAGTAAATATGGGATTATTGATTCACAGGGGGCGGAGGATCGTGTTCACCGGATCACCAATTTGGTCGAAAAGCCTTCCATTGCAGAAGCGCCCTCGCGAACAGCCGTGATGGGACGTTACATTCTGAAACCGTCCATCTTTCCCATTCTGGATCGAATCGAAAGAGGTGCTGGAGGAGAATATCAGCTAACGGATGCGCTGAAAGAAGTAAGCCAGGTGGAAGAGCTGCTGGCTCTTGAACTGGAAGGACGCCGCTACGATATTGGTGATCAGTTCGGATATATTCAGGCGATCTTGGAGATCGGACTGATGCGTAAGGAATTACAGCCCATGCTGACTCCATATCTTCAGAAACTTTCAACTCAGTGGGCATAG